The genomic window AGTAATTCGAGCGTTATTGCCCCGAACAGCATCCCCTGTGTCACCATCATGTCCATCCCGGCGGCTGGGTCCACCGCCCGGGCCAATGGATAGCCCGCGGCGAAAAGGGCGGCGGCGGTGACCAGTGCCGCATGAGCGCTGTTTAATGCAAGTGGCTTGCGTTGCTCGGTTGGCTCCATCTTTTATTTTGCCGAATGGGCTCCAACCGCGTTCGCCATTATATTTCTCAGCCCGAGTGTGGCCTGCGCAATGTCTTTAGCCGCGAAAATGGCGCTCACAACGCCGATTCTCTTCGCCCCCGCCGCGGCGACTTGCGCGATGTTCTCCTGGTTTATCCCTCCCATCACGGTAAACGGTATTGAGAGTGACCGGGCCGCTTCCCTCACAGGGTCAAGCCCCACAGCTTCCATTCCCGGCTTTGTTGGGGTTGGAAACAGCGGGCCGATGTTCACATATGTGGCCCCTTGCTTCTGTACTTCCAACGCTTCGGCCACGGAATGGGACGAACCGCCGATTATGGCGTCCGGCCCCAATAGCTTCCGGGCGGCGGATATGGGCAGATCGTCCTGCCCCAGATGGACCCCGTCGGCCTCAACCGCCGCCGCGATATCAGCCCGGTCATTTATTATCAGCAACATGCCGTGTTTTCGAGTCTCGCGGCGATATAGCATGGCAAGTTCGTAAAATTGCCTGACAGTGAGCTTTTTCTCCCGCAGTTGAACGATCTTCGCCCCGCCACGGGCAAGCGCGGCGATAACCTGTTCGTCGCTTATCTGCGGGCAAAGCTCCCGGCCGGTGACAGGATAGATGTCCACATTCAGAAAAGATGGCAAGCGCAAGGCCTATCCGCCCCCCATCATGCGTAACAGCTCCACCATGTCCCCTTCGGCCAGCCGTTTTCTGCTCAATTCCGCGCGGGGGATCACCTCTTCATTTACCTGGGCGGCAATGTGCCCTTCCACATTCAACCGGGCGATAAGGCTCGCCAGGGTGTCCCCTTCATCGGCGCTGGCCGGTTTGCCGTTTAGAATTATGTTCACGGCGCGCTCTCCACCGGGCGCAGGTTCGTGTCCCAATCTTTCCACACCTGCTCCAGCCCCAATGTGGCCAAGGCGCGCGTCACTTCCGCAGGGGACCGGCCATCCACCACGGGGAACTGCCCCTCGGCGGTATCTTCCGATCCGATGGCCGAATAGCCGCCGGGGCTCGTTTTCGACCCTGCGCTCACCTGGTTTATGCCGACGCCGAACAAGGCGTCACGCAACGCGGGGCTTTCGCGGGTGGAAAGGGTGAGCGCGATGTCCGGATTGGCAAGGCGCATGGCGGTTATCAGCCGTATAAGCTGCGCGTCTGTCACCCTGTTCTCCGGAGAGAATCCAGGCGGGGTGTGATGGATGCGGGGAAAGCTGACCGACACCATGGTCTGCCAGAAATGTTTCTGCAGGTACTTTACATGCGCCGCCAGGCATATGGCGTCGCGCCGGAAATCGCCGAGCCCAAGCAGAAAACCGATGCCGACGGACCGTATTCCCGCCTGCGCCACCCGTTCCGCCGCCCCCATCCTCCATTCAAAATCCTTT from Nitrospinota bacterium includes these protein-coding regions:
- the thiS gene encoding sulfur carrier protein ThiS; the protein is MNIILNGKPASADEGDTLASLIARLNVEGHIAAQVNEEVIPRAELSRKRLAEGDMVELLRMMGGG
- the thiE gene encoding thiamine phosphate synthase, producing the protein MRLPSFLNVDIYPVTGRELCPQISDEQVIAALARGGAKIVQLREKKLTVRQFYELAMLYRRETRKHGMLLIINDRADIAAAVEADGVHLGQDDLPISAARKLLGPDAIIGGSSHSVAEALEVQKQGATYVNIGPLFPTPTKPGMEAVGLDPVREAARSLSIPFTVMGGINQENIAQVAAAGAKRIGVVSAIFAAKDIAQATLGLRNIMANAVGAHSAK